From the genome of Brassica oleracea var. oleracea cultivar TO1000 chromosome C4, BOL, whole genome shotgun sequence:
CCTTTCTCCTCCTCCTCCGCCTCTTCTTCCAAAGCCCGTTTCCGGTTCATGACTTGCTGTTCGGTCAAAATAGGTTGACCGAACAGCAAGAACTGATGCGTCTTAACCGAATCGGACTTCTTCTTGTCCTGAGCTAAACCAGGATTCCCAATTGTCAAAGAACACGAAATGTTATTATTAAACTCGGCGTCCCGAGTCTGACGTGGCAAAACGATGTTATCGTAATGATGCCTGGGATTGAAACCGGAGAGAAACATGGCCGGAGAAGAAGAAGATTGTTGTAATTTGCTACCGGAGTGAAAAGTATTGAGATTGAGATCAGACAACAAAGACGGAGATGGTGATCCGAAGAGTTGTTGAGCTTGCCTGGCTCCCTGTATTCCTGCAGGAGCGTTGTTGTTGTTGTCGTTTGACAAATAACACATGGATTCGCCGCCGCCATTGTTACCGGCGGCGAATCCAGGGGAGAACATCGGAAACTTGGTGCCGTCGAAAGGGAAATCGAAAGGCTGCGGAATCCTCAGCTTCTTTCTCGGAGAGAAAGGAGAGAGGTGAATCGCTGGCATGTTCGATACCAATTCGACTAACCACGGGCTAACCCGTTTCACGTTTTGCAGCAAGTCCGGTTCGTCCCAAGCTACCTATATAATAAAACCACACAACAACGTTTTGAGCGTTTGCGTTTTGGTAAAGGTCAGAAGAGAGACTTTTTGTTTTTGTTTTACCTGAAGGAGACGCCATGGAGAATTAGGCCAACGGATTGGATCAGCGACTTGAACGGCGGAGACGGTACCCATGAACCAACTGATTCTCGAAGAGTCTTCCGTCTCAAACGCCATTTTGAAACGCATGCCGCTGCACCATCTTATCCTCATTGCTGATCTCACGTCGGAAGCCTTCACGCAAAACTCCGGCGTGCTCGCCCGCGGGTAATAAACAACTTCGAAAGCTTGTCCACACGCCGCACGCGCCACCGCTTCCGCAACCGCCTCCACTCGTACTCTCCCCCCAGGCGCGTTCGCGTCGTTAACGTTCCCGCCGTTGCGTTTCATCATCATTAGCTTCGAAGTTGTTATCTCGTCGTCGCGGAGAAAGCCTGAGAATCCGGGGTAGGGATTATTGCTGTTGTTGTTGTTATCGGATCCTAAACCGTTGGATCCGAGACCGCCGCGTTTGGCGCGACGGATCCCGACGCAGAGCTCGCCGGTTTCCGAGCGGAGGAAGACGATTGAGTCTCCGGCGATTAGCTTCTTCTGGTTGACGAAAGTGCTCCAGCCGGTGGTTAGAAGATGACGGCGAGGCGTTCCTCTGTATATATGCCGGAACTTCCAAGTCTCGCCGTGGATATCTTTGGCGATCACGGTCTGCACCGGAGGCTCCGCCGTGTAATCAAGCCTCGGAAAAATCGTTTCGGCGCAGTAGCGGGGCACGGAGAAACCGCCGCCGTTATTAGCGTCGGACTGCGTCAGCGTTTTGGCGAAAGACGCTGGTTTCTCGTTACCGTTAACGTCGGGAGACGGAGTCAGACCGAGAACGGCGTCGTTTTCCAGATCCAGGTCGTTTCCGGGGAGCGGCAAAAGCGTAATTTTGGAGTAGACTTCGTCAGTTTCTGCGTCGGCGAGGAACTTCACAGAGGCGACGCGGCAGAGGATTAAAGGAGGGACGCGCGGCGCGTGGAAATCAGGAGGCGCGTGGGCGTGTTCGGCGTGGCCTTGAGGGAAGTAGAAGACGGTTGAATTAAGGGAAGGGATTTGAACCATTGATCCTGCACAAGCCTGCCATAGCTGTGGATCCAAGCTTCTCTCTTGCTCCATTTTTACTGTAAAATAAATCAAAATTCAGTTTTCTTTGTGAAAAATAAAGGGAAGATGACGAAGAAATATATAAATGATGATAATCCCAATATTAATTTTGTCCTTACTGATAGAAAGATTTAGTCGTTTCGTGTTCCTTTTCAGACAAGAATATTAAAGCTTTCTTCAAGACATGAACATCAAGTGTTCTCACTTGCGCATAGAAGAAGAAGCGAGAGAGACAGAAGAGAAAGTGAAGTGAAAGAGAAACAGCAGAGCTTGTGTTTTTTTTTTTCACTTCAAAAGATGTATCATAGTGCTTTAATGGCCGATCAGATCACAGAGGAGCAATAATCAGGTACGGACAAGACCACAATAAATAGTAATAAACACACTCATTTTTAAATTGTTATTTATTTTCTCTCCCTTCTCATGATGTATACAGAACAAGAACCAAACAACCCGAGAGATTATCTCAACACATACTTTTAAACTGTTTTTTTTTTCCTTTATTATAACATAAAATGATAAATTCGAATATACCATAAAATGTTTGAAAGAAACCTGCAACTAACTTGTTTGTTTCATTTGCTCGGTACTAATTAGAAACTAATCGTACTCTAGAAATCAGAAACCATTTAATGACTGGTTATCAAACCTAACCATGGTTAGACCATTTTTCCTATCCTCTTTACCCATGTCTTTTCACCCATGGCAAAGTGAATAGTTCATACTGCTGCACTAGGGTAAAAAGATAAGATAGGTTGATAAATGTAATTGGGAAATGGTGAAATATGTAAAGCAATTTTACTAAATGATACAACTGGTAGATGACTAGGTAAATAGTAATTAAGATTGTTACCTCTAAGAAAACACATTTTTATCCTTTATTTTATCAAATTGACCCTTATCAAAACAAAATATTATTATAATGGAATGTTATTTGGAGATTGATTTGTGTCGAGTTGAAAAATTTTTAAAACTGATAGATTTTAAAAGTTACGTGGATTATGCAAATATAATATATAATTTCGATTTGTAAAATTCTATAACCCTTTTTATATATTACTATAGACTTTCACATTGTTATAAAAACCGGTCTAGGCATCTAGGCGGTAAATCATGCAGGAACGAAATGATTTGTTCAGACCATTTTTTTAAATTGGTCTATGCATTAAAATAGTGTAAGGCGTCTGCCTAAACATTGATCATTTATAAGGTGGGTAACCACCGCCTAGCAATTTCTTGATTATTAAAAAATTTTGGATTGTATTTTTCTGTCATTTTTTTTGTAAAGTAAAATTAAGATGTATAGCATGTTTATTTTTTCTTTTCGTAAAAATATTATTTGTTAAAAAGAAAATAAGAAGGATACATGTATAATTATGTTATATGATAAGATGAATACTATATATTAATAATTTTAACTATATTATTTTTGTCTGGAAATTGTTATGCTATTCTATTTAATCATGAAAACATAATTAAAGAAAAAAATAATTATACAATGAAAAATATAAAAATATAAAGGATGATGAATTATATATTTGTTAACAATAGTTATTTTAATTTCTTTTCACCTAGATTTTGAAAATCTCATAGATATGCATAGTATTTTGAAAATTATGTTTCATGAGTAAAAATGTAAAAGATTCATCTCTTAGTAACACTAGAGTTTGAATTAGAGAATCAAATATAAGTAAACTTTTTGAATGGTAAGAAATTTTAAAGGATTTTCAAAATTTCAAACCAATAACAAAGGACTTTACCAAAATTTTAACAATTTATATACCAATAACAATGTATCTTGAAAAATTTATTAGAATNNNNNNNNNNNNNNNNNNNNNNNNNNNNNNNNNNNNNNNNNNNNNNNNNNNNNNNNNNNNNNNNNNNNNNNNNNNNNNNNNNNNNNNNNNNNNNNNNNNNNNNNNNNNNNNNNNNNNNNNNNNNNNNNNNNNNNNNNNNNNNNNNNNNNNNNNNNNNNNNNNNNNNNNNNNNNNNNNNNNNNNNNNNNNNNNNNNNNNNNNNNNNNNNNNNNNNNNNNNNNNNNNNNNNNNNNNNNNNNNNNNNNNNNNNNNNNNNNNNNNNNNNNNNNNNNNNNNNNNNNNNNNNNNNNNNNNNNNNNNNNNNNNNNNNNNNNNNNNNNNNNNNNNNNNNNNNNNNNNNNNNNNNNNNNNNNNNNNNNNNNNNNNNNNNNNNNNNNNNNNNNNNNNNNNNNNNNNNNNNNNNNNNNNNNNNNNNNNNNNNNNNNNNNNNNNNAAACCAATAACAAAGGCTTTTACCAAAATTTTAAGAATTTATATACCAATAACCCCCTCCCCCCGATCCGAAACTCTAATTTGATCCAGCTTCAATTAACCATATATATATATATGGTTGTTTCAAGCAGATAAGGATCCTATAAAAATAAAAGTTTACATCCTGCCATCTAAACTACGAGTCTCAACCAGCACACCAAAACACATGAATGTATTTGAAATTTATTAGCTATAGGAAAACAGTTATTAAAAGATCAAAATAATTTATTTTTGCCAACAAATGTACAAATTATTAAAACATAAAACACAGAATTTGTATTGACATGACCAATTTAAATATTATTTTAGGCAAAATTTATTTTCGTTTATTTACTGGTAATAACTGTTACCAATACCATTAGAGTAAAAATAAAACAGCATTGATTCTTATAACATCCATAATTTTCATTTAAAAAAAAATTG
Proteins encoded in this window:
- the LOC106342709 gene encoding auxin response factor 10; this encodes MEQERSLDPQLWQACAGSMVQIPSLNSTVFYFPQGHAEHAHAPPDFHAPRVPPLILCRVASVKFLADAETDEVYSKITLLPLPGNDLDLENDAVLGLTPSPDVNGNEKPASFAKTLTQSDANNGGGFSVPRYCAETIFPRLDYTAEPPVQTVIAKDIHGETWKFRHIYRGTPRRHLLTTGWSTFVNQKKLIAGDSIVFLRSETGELCVGIRRAKRGGLGSNGLGSDNNNNSNNPYPGFSGFLRDDEITTSKLMMMKRNGGNVNDANAPGGRVRVEAVAEAVARAACGQAFEVVYYPRASTPEFCVKASDVRSAMRIRWCSGMRFKMAFETEDSSRISWFMGTVSAVQVADPIRWPNSPWRLLQVAWDEPDLLQNVKRVSPWLVELVSNMPAIHLSPFSPRKKLRIPQPFDFPFDGTKFPMFSPGFAAGNNGGGESMCYLSNDNNNNAPAGIQGARQAQQLFGSPSPSLLSDLNLNTFHSGSKLQQSSSSPAMFLSGFNPRHHYDNIVLPRQTRDAEFNNNISCSLTIGNPGLAQDKKKSDSVKTHQFLLFGQPILTEQQVMNRKRALEEEAEEEEKGGLTWNYGLQGLETGHCKVFMESEDVGRTLDLSVIGSYQELYRKLAEMFGIEERSDLLTHVVYRDANGVTKRIGDEPFSDFMRATKRLTIKMDISGDNVRKTWITGIRNGENGIDSSTKTGQLSIFA